In Agromyces sp. G08B096, a genomic segment contains:
- a CDS encoding 2-hydroxyacid dehydrogenase encodes MVDILIAGDNFILPSLFRDAILAHATRAGVSDDLRFRELTLPWPQVPFGPVDGVDEASGSVEELIDALDGVDAAVTQLAPFSRSVIEASPALRFIGISRGGPVNCDLDAASAAGVAVSFAPGRNARAAAEYAVGLILAATRHLTAAHTELARGVWRGDYYTYENAGIELSGSTVGLIGYGAIGRLVGRILLAFGSRVLVHDPYAAVDDLYADGVEPASLDDLLAASDIVSLHARLTPETTLLLDEAALRRLRPGAVVVNSARGGLLDYGALTRLLADGHLGAAALDVYDVEPPSPDSELLSLPNVVLSPHLAGASRSTARRGASIVAEELVRHLTGAPLAHRANAEVSVS; translated from the coding sequence ATGGTCGACATCCTCATCGCGGGCGACAACTTCATCCTCCCGAGCCTGTTCCGCGACGCGATCCTCGCGCACGCGACGCGCGCGGGTGTGAGCGACGACCTGCGGTTCCGGGAGCTCACGCTGCCGTGGCCGCAGGTCCCGTTCGGGCCCGTCGACGGCGTCGACGAGGCCAGCGGCTCCGTCGAAGAACTGATCGACGCGTTGGACGGCGTCGACGCCGCAGTCACCCAGCTGGCACCGTTCAGCCGATCGGTCATCGAGGCCAGCCCCGCGCTGCGATTCATCGGCATCAGCCGAGGGGGCCCGGTCAACTGCGACCTCGACGCGGCGAGCGCAGCGGGTGTCGCGGTGTCGTTCGCTCCGGGCCGCAACGCGCGCGCCGCCGCCGAGTACGCCGTGGGCCTGATCCTCGCGGCCACGCGCCACCTCACCGCCGCGCATACCGAGCTCGCCCGCGGCGTCTGGCGCGGCGACTACTACACATACGAGAACGCCGGGATCGAGCTCTCCGGCTCCACGGTCGGCCTCATCGGCTACGGCGCGATCGGCCGGCTCGTCGGCCGGATCCTGCTCGCGTTCGGCTCGCGCGTCCTCGTCCACGACCCGTACGCCGCCGTCGACGACCTCTACGCCGACGGCGTGGAGCCGGCGAGCCTCGACGACCTCCTGGCGGCGAGCGACATCGTGAGCCTGCACGCCCGTCTGACCCCGGAGACGACGCTGCTGCTCGACGAGGCGGCGCTCAGACGGCTTCGCCCCGGCGCGGTCGTCGTCAACAGCGCGCGCGGCGGACTGCTCGACTACGGGGCGCTCACCCGCCTGCTCGCCGACGGACACCTGGGAGCCGCCGCGCTCGACGTCTACGACGTGGAGCCGCCCTCCCCCGACTCCGAGCTCCTGTCGCTGCCGAACGTGGTGCTCTCACCGCACCTGGCAGGCGCCAGCCGGTCGACGGCCCGGCGCGGGGCATCCATCGTCGCGGAGGAGCTCGTGCGCCACCTCACCGGCGCGCCGCTCGCGCACCGCGCGAACGCCGAGGTGTCGGTCTCGTGA
- a CDS encoding inositol monophosphatase family protein gives MTSEREATMDGQAVTAMDGMTAAGGPPELRALAADLARRASRLVADERQAGVSVAATKSSLVDVVTAVDQASEAFIRAALAELRPDDGFIGEESGSSAGASGLTWVVDPIDGTVNFLYGIPAYAVSIAVMSGSDPFDGGLLAGAVANPATGEIWSASRGGGAFLDGRPVRASAAGELSLALVGTGFSYLPERRRAQGAMTAELLPRVRDLRRIGAAALDLCAVATGRLDGYVERWLNPWDYAAGVLIAEEAGAAVSATEPAADGSRLVTAAAPGIAAELADVVAPLDAAVLARLGVAGETSN, from the coding sequence GTGACGAGTGAACGAGAGGCGACGATGGACGGACAAGCAGTGACGGCGATGGACGGGATGACGGCGGCCGGAGGCCCCCCGGAGTTGCGAGCGCTCGCCGCCGATCTCGCGCGACGGGCGAGCCGGCTCGTGGCCGATGAGCGCCAGGCGGGTGTGTCGGTCGCTGCGACGAAGTCCTCGCTCGTCGATGTCGTGACCGCGGTCGATCAGGCGTCGGAGGCGTTCATCCGCGCCGCGCTCGCAGAGCTCAGGCCGGACGACGGCTTCATCGGCGAGGAGTCGGGCTCGAGCGCGGGTGCCAGCGGGCTGACCTGGGTGGTGGACCCCATCGACGGCACGGTGAACTTCCTGTACGGCATCCCGGCCTATGCGGTGTCCATCGCGGTGATGTCGGGATCCGACCCCTTCGACGGCGGGCTCCTCGCCGGTGCCGTCGCGAATCCGGCGACCGGTGAGATCTGGAGCGCGTCCCGCGGCGGTGGAGCCTTCCTCGACGGTCGTCCCGTCCGGGCGAGTGCGGCGGGAGAGCTCTCCCTCGCGCTCGTCGGCACCGGCTTCTCGTACCTGCCCGAGCGACGGCGTGCGCAGGGCGCCATGACGGCCGAACTCCTGCCGCGCGTGCGCGATCTGCGGCGGATCGGCGCAGCGGCACTGGACCTGTGCGCGGTGGCGACGGGGCGTCTCGACGGCTACGTCGAACGGTGGCTGAATCCGTGGGACTACGCCGCGGGGGTGCTGATCGCCGAGGAGGCCGGTGCCGCGGTCTCGGCGACGGAGCCGGCGGCGGACGGGAGCCGGCTGGTCACCGCGGCGGCGCCGGGGATCGCCGCGGAGCTCGCCGACGTCGTCGCGCCGCTCGACGCTGCCGTCCTGGCCCGCCTCGGCGTCGCTGGCGAAACGTCGAATTAA
- a CDS encoding FGGY family carbohydrate kinase gives MSESGAAGRVLAIDVGTSIVKAAVVEPDGTVGDAVARPAELHAGRDGVVEQRIEELTGAVLEVARRVIDTADRPIDGIAITGQGDGLWLRDAQGSPVRPAISWMDSRAAAVLDEWDDGVADELYRGTGSCLFPGSPPALLAWLDRHEPESLDRSAVAGRCVDAIAEQLTGAVVVDAASVSAPFLDVRTRDYLDWVPEVCGFGHRRALLPEVAPPGANAPLLPRVASELGLAADTPVYAGPYDVVACQYGAGAHRTDAAVVVLGTTLSCQKLVDWPVAPVDGEPAGSYLCTPTPDRALRIMPSMVGTPAIDWLHRLIGTRSDELDGLLRDSVAGAHGVTALPFYSSAGERAPFVDSSVRARFDGLELTSDRHDLMRALCEAIAFAARSCLARLGEVDAVTGVGGGFRSRQLAQLFADVLQLPIMLPGVEQVGVRGAAVIAQGLTDDPVPDGVVIEPDRRMAAQYEDAYARYLVTVDQARR, from the coding sequence GTGAGCGAGTCGGGGGCCGCGGGCCGGGTACTCGCCATCGACGTCGGCACCAGCATCGTCAAGGCGGCCGTCGTCGAGCCCGACGGCACCGTCGGCGACGCCGTCGCCCGCCCGGCCGAGCTGCACGCCGGCCGCGACGGCGTCGTCGAGCAGCGCATCGAGGAGCTGACCGGCGCCGTCCTCGAGGTCGCCCGGCGGGTGATCGACACGGCCGACCGGCCGATCGACGGCATCGCGATCACCGGCCAGGGCGACGGGCTGTGGCTCCGCGACGCGCAGGGCTCCCCGGTGCGGCCGGCGATCTCCTGGATGGACTCCCGTGCCGCCGCCGTCCTCGACGAGTGGGACGACGGGGTCGCCGACGAGCTCTACCGCGGAACCGGGTCGTGTCTCTTCCCCGGTTCCCCGCCCGCGCTCCTGGCCTGGCTCGATCGACACGAGCCCGAGAGTCTCGACCGGTCGGCCGTCGCCGGGCGCTGCGTCGACGCGATCGCCGAGCAGCTCACCGGCGCCGTGGTGGTCGACGCGGCCAGCGTGTCGGCACCGTTCCTCGACGTGCGCACCCGCGACTACCTCGACTGGGTGCCGGAGGTCTGCGGGTTCGGGCATCGGCGCGCGCTGCTGCCCGAGGTCGCGCCCCCGGGAGCCAACGCCCCCCTGCTCCCGCGCGTGGCGTCCGAGCTGGGCCTCGCCGCAGACACCCCCGTCTACGCGGGGCCCTACGACGTCGTCGCCTGCCAGTACGGTGCGGGCGCTCACCGCACCGACGCCGCGGTCGTGGTGCTCGGCACCACCCTCAGCTGTCAGAAACTCGTCGACTGGCCGGTCGCACCGGTCGACGGCGAACCGGCCGGGAGCTACCTCTGCACTCCGACGCCCGATCGCGCGCTGCGCATCATGCCGTCGATGGTCGGCACGCCGGCCATCGACTGGCTGCACCGGCTGATCGGCACGCGAAGCGACGAGCTCGACGGGCTGCTGCGCGACAGTGTCGCGGGGGCCCACGGTGTGACGGCGCTGCCGTTCTACTCGTCCGCGGGCGAACGTGCGCCCTTCGTGGACAGCTCGGTCCGAGCGAGGTTCGACGGGCTCGAGCTCACGAGCGACCGGCACGACCTGATGCGGGCGCTGTGCGAGGCGATCGCCTTCGCCGCGAGGTCCTGTCTCGCGAGACTGGGCGAGGTCGATGCGGTCACCGGCGTGGGCGGCGGCTTCCGGTCACGGCAGCTCGCCCAGCTGTTCGCCGATGTCCTGCAGCTGCCGATCATGCTTCCCGGCGTGGAGCAGGTGGGCGTGCGCGGTGCCGCGGTCATCGCTCAGGGCCTCACCGACGACCCCGTCCCCGACGGGGTGGTGATCGAGCCTGATCGGCGGATGGCAGCGCAGTACGAGGACGCGTACGCGCGGTACCTCGTGACCGTGGACCAGGCCCGCCGGTGA
- a CDS encoding FGGY-family carbohydrate kinase — protein MTHDPLWVGVDLGTQSVKAAVVDDRGDVAGRADAPLRSRRVDGLHEQDPALWRTAAARAVAAVIAPLAPAARERIGGISLCSTSGSVVLADAAGIPATPGVMYDDLRGASAAGEVAAAAPALWARLGYSPQPSWPICTLAWWASHGDLRDRRLVLQGDVVAAAICGHPVPTDWTSALKLGYDTHELRWDDDLLEHLGVRRDILPDVVAPGTTIGVVGADWARETGIPAGVPVFAGLTDGCAAQLASGALDAGAWHTVLGTTLVFKGVSAKPVSGGDGAVYAHRSPDGLTWLPGGASNTGAGMLAEVVSSDRDLAPLEAGAEALDPVTVPLSYPLTGVGERFPVVAPTARGFVLTADGTAPLDSLRALGPAGLLSAFAGVAFVERLGLEVLAADAASAVRTVSTSGGGTRSRLWNRVRASVLGVPLAITAADGAVGAAMLAAWGARSGSERLAEVAARLSRPSTVVDPEPAWVRGLDDHYARFTEALIRFGWLEART, from the coding sequence GTGACGCACGACCCGCTGTGGGTCGGCGTCGACCTCGGCACGCAGAGCGTGAAGGCGGCCGTCGTCGACGATCGGGGTGACGTCGCCGGCCGCGCCGACGCCCCGCTGCGCAGTCGACGCGTCGACGGTCTGCACGAGCAGGATCCCGCGCTGTGGCGCACGGCCGCCGCACGAGCCGTCGCCGCGGTGATCGCCCCCCTCGCGCCTGCCGCCCGCGAGCGGATCGGAGGCATCTCGCTCTGCTCCACCTCCGGCTCCGTCGTGCTGGCGGACGCAGCAGGCATCCCGGCGACACCCGGAGTGATGTACGACGACCTCCGCGGCGCATCCGCGGCGGGCGAGGTCGCCGCGGCGGCCCCCGCGCTCTGGGCGCGTCTCGGGTACTCGCCGCAGCCGAGCTGGCCGATCTGCACGCTGGCGTGGTGGGCCTCGCACGGCGACCTGCGCGACCGGCGTCTCGTGCTCCAGGGCGACGTCGTCGCCGCGGCGATCTGCGGTCACCCCGTGCCGACCGATTGGACGAGCGCGCTGAAGCTCGGCTACGACACGCACGAGCTCCGCTGGGACGACGACCTGCTCGAGCATCTCGGCGTCCGGCGCGACATCCTGCCCGATGTGGTCGCCCCCGGCACGACGATCGGCGTCGTCGGCGCCGACTGGGCGCGTGAGACGGGGATCCCGGCCGGCGTGCCCGTCTTCGCAGGGCTCACCGACGGCTGCGCCGCGCAGCTCGCCTCGGGCGCCCTCGACGCCGGCGCCTGGCACACCGTGCTCGGCACGACCCTCGTCTTCAAAGGCGTCTCGGCGAAGCCGGTGTCGGGCGGAGACGGCGCGGTGTACGCGCACCGCTCGCCGGACGGGCTGACCTGGCTGCCCGGCGGGGCGTCGAACACCGGTGCGGGGATGCTCGCCGAGGTGGTGTCGTCCGATCGCGACCTGGCGCCGCTCGAGGCCGGCGCCGAGGCACTCGATCCGGTCACCGTGCCGCTCAGCTACCCGCTGACGGGCGTGGGCGAGCGATTCCCCGTCGTCGCGCCCACCGCCCGCGGGTTCGTGCTCACCGCCGACGGCACCGCGCCGCTCGACTCGCTCCGCGCACTCGGGCCGGCGGGCCTCCTGTCGGCGTTCGCCGGTGTCGCGTTCGTTGAGCGGCTGGGCCTGGAGGTGCTCGCCGCCGACGCGGCCTCCGCCGTCCGCACGGTGAGCACGTCCGGCGGCGGCACCCGCAGCCGGCTGTGGAACCGGGTGCGTGCCTCGGTGCTCGGCGTCCCGCTCGCCATCACCGCGGCGGACGGCGCGGTCGGTGCCGCGATGCTCGCCGCGTGGGGGGCCCGCTCGGGCTCGGAGCGCCTCGCCGAGGTGGCCGCGCGACTCTCGCGCCCCTCGACGGTGGTCGACCCGGAACCGGCGTGGGTCCGCGGACTCGACGATCACTATGCCCGGTTCACGGAGGCGCTCATCCGATTCGGCTGGCTGGAGGCCCGCACATGA
- a CDS encoding histidine phosphatase family protein, with protein sequence MRLVLARHAETVWHHENRYAGSSDVALTAAGLAQAERLAEWASTAGLAAVWSSPQSRATATAAPSARAAGVPLRTDDRLREVAFGRGEGLTRAEMHRRFPADLAAYLAEPASVPLPGGERGTDAIARAMPALEEIGAAHPDGTVLVVMHSTLMRLLLCAVIGVAPDRYREVFPAVGNAALTELRWEPGRAGLVSHNVPPVAR encoded by the coding sequence ATGAGGCTCGTGCTCGCCCGTCACGCCGAGACCGTGTGGCACCACGAGAACCGCTACGCCGGCTCCTCCGACGTCGCGCTCACCGCCGCCGGCCTCGCGCAGGCGGAGCGCCTCGCCGAGTGGGCGTCGACGGCCGGGCTCGCCGCGGTCTGGTCGTCGCCGCAGTCGAGGGCCACCGCGACCGCGGCGCCGTCGGCCCGCGCGGCGGGCGTGCCCCTGCGGACCGACGACCGGCTTCGCGAGGTGGCGTTCGGGCGCGGTGAAGGGCTGACGCGGGCGGAGATGCACCGCCGGTTCCCAGCGGACCTGGCAGCGTACCTCGCCGAGCCGGCGTCGGTACCGCTTCCAGGCGGAGAGCGCGGGACGGACGCGATCGCCCGCGCCATGCCCGCGCTCGAGGAGATCGGCGCGGCCCATCCCGACGGCACCGTGCTGGTGGTCATGCACTCCACGCTCATGCGGCTGCTGCTGTGCGCGGTGATCGGCGTGGCGCCCGACCGCTACCGAGAGGTCTTTCCCGCCGTCGGCAATGCAGCGCTCACCGAACTGCGGTGGGAACCGGGCCGGGCAGGACTCGTGTCGCACAACGTCCCGCCGGTCGCCCGCTAA
- a CDS encoding DUF47 family protein, with amino-acid sequence MGERRQTRQRLGGDGAGDAAGRVRGRADRGRRRGLRLLPSALGSRTDRELVRRLSEQVAALDRGVEVTARMLRGELEPEAARRRLRRIEHDGDDARGAVVEAISRAFITPIDREDLFRLSRSIDDVLDTVRDLVREYDLYRMPPDPVLATVFAGVAAAVPRLGEAVGELGADTTRLREAALQAKKNDVRRRFQRAMAELLEGAGSDARALERRELLRRVDGIGLRLGEAADAIADGAVKRGA; translated from the coding sequence ATGGGAGAACGCCGCCAGACTCGGCAACGCCTGGGTGGCGACGGTGCCGGCGACGCTGCTGGCCGGGTTCGCGGCCGGGCTGATCGTGGGCGCCGTCGCGGTCTGAGGCTCCTGCCTTCCGCGCTCGGGTCTCGGACCGACCGCGAGCTCGTCCGACGGCTCTCCGAGCAGGTCGCCGCGCTCGATCGGGGGGTCGAGGTCACCGCCCGGATGCTGCGGGGCGAGCTCGAGCCCGAGGCCGCGAGGCGCCGGCTGCGCCGCATCGAACACGACGGCGACGATGCGCGCGGTGCGGTCGTCGAAGCGATCTCGCGGGCATTCATCACGCCGATCGACCGGGAGGACTTGTTCCGTCTGTCGCGGTCCATCGACGACGTCCTCGACACGGTGCGCGACCTCGTCCGCGAGTACGACCTCTACCGGATGCCGCCCGACCCCGTGCTCGCGACGGTCTTCGCCGGCGTCGCCGCGGCCGTCCCGCGTCTCGGCGAGGCCGTCGGGGAGCTGGGTGCAGATACCACGCGCCTGCGCGAGGCCGCGCTGCAGGCGAAGAAGAACGACGTCCGGCGCCGGTTCCAGCGGGCGATGGCCGAACTCCTCGAGGGTGCGGGCAGCGATGCGCGGGCGCTCGAGCGGCGGGAGCTCCTGCGCCGGGTCGACGGAATCGGGCTGCGGCTCGGCGAGGCGGCCGACGCCATCGCCGACGGTGCCGTGAAGCGAGGGGCGTGA
- a CDS encoding class I SAM-dependent methyltransferase: MPADPRPLIDDEQLDDLEREVLGRVRGRVLEIGAGDGENFGAWHPDVSWIGLEPDARRRTELATRAREWRHDAAPLDAVAESIPLPDASVDAVVGTYVLCSVTDLAAALAEVRRVLVPGGRVVFVDHVVAPPRTLKRVVQRVATPISKRCCHGCHWDRDPEAALAAAGFAGDDVHRLRVRSTPFGPVPVLVFDGHAG; this comes from the coding sequence ATGCCGGCAGACCCGCGACCGCTCATCGACGACGAGCAGCTCGACGACCTCGAGCGCGAAGTGCTCGGCCGCGTTCGCGGACGCGTGCTCGAGATCGGGGCGGGCGACGGGGAGAACTTCGGGGCGTGGCATCCCGACGTGTCGTGGATCGGGCTGGAACCCGACGCGCGTCGCCGCACCGAGCTCGCCACGCGGGCTCGCGAGTGGCGCCACGACGCCGCGCCGCTCGACGCCGTCGCGGAGTCGATCCCGCTGCCGGATGCCTCGGTCGACGCGGTCGTCGGCACGTACGTGCTGTGCTCGGTGACCGACCTCGCCGCCGCGCTCGCCGAGGTGCGCCGCGTGCTCGTGCCCGGCGGCCGGGTCGTCTTCGTCGACCACGTCGTCGCGCCGCCCCGGACCCTCAAGCGCGTCGTCCAACGCGTCGCGACGCCCATCTCCAAGCGCTGCTGCCACGGCTGCCACTGGGACCGAGACCCCGAGGCCGCGCTCGCCGCGGCGGGGTTCGCGGGCGACGACGTGCACCGGCTCCGTGTGCGGTCGACGCCGTTCGGCCCGGTGCCGGTACTCGTCTTCGACGGGCATGCCGGGTAA
- a CDS encoding inorganic phosphate transporter: MSAGLALFLVASLFAFVYGSNAGSVLVSIGLTASNTPVWLAVLALGAAVAIAPVLLGTGVATTIAAELVTLDGEAGRWLLVAAVVSAMLVAAVLSWRGLPTSMTLALLAAMTGVGLGAGTDVSWPRLAEVAAGLLLAPLLGVIAALLLRLGLRPWRTRWAVRDVAGGVHVLAFAALAMAFGAADGQKILAVMAVAMDTVGERAEIVPLQLAVAGVVFAAGAAFGVRRMAATVNRGVLAVRPDAAATSELATAAVMFGGSALGVPAGMSQVVSGSLIGIGMSSGMRRIRWENAARLGNAWVATVPATLLAGFAAGLIVGAVAV; encoded by the coding sequence GTGAGCGCGGGTCTGGCGCTCTTCCTCGTCGCGTCGCTCTTCGCGTTCGTCTACGGCAGCAACGCGGGAAGCGTGCTGGTCTCCATCGGACTGACCGCGTCGAACACGCCGGTCTGGCTGGCCGTCCTCGCACTCGGCGCGGCCGTCGCCATCGCCCCGGTCCTGCTCGGAACCGGGGTGGCGACGACGATCGCCGCCGAGCTCGTGACGCTCGACGGCGAGGCGGGGCGGTGGCTCCTCGTCGCGGCCGTGGTGTCGGCGATGCTCGTCGCGGCCGTGCTGTCGTGGCGAGGCCTTCCCACGAGCATGACCCTCGCCCTGCTCGCGGCGATGACCGGCGTCGGGCTCGGCGCGGGCACCGACGTGTCGTGGCCGCGCCTCGCCGAGGTGGCCGCCGGGCTCCTGCTCGCGCCCCTGCTCGGCGTGATCGCCGCACTGCTGCTCCGGCTGGGCCTGCGCCCGTGGCGGACGCGCTGGGCCGTGCGCGACGTCGCCGGTGGCGTCCATGTGCTCGCGTTCGCCGCGCTCGCGATGGCCTTCGGCGCCGCGGACGGCCAGAAGATCCTCGCCGTCATGGCCGTGGCGATGGACACGGTCGGCGAGCGGGCCGAGATCGTGCCCCTGCAGCTCGCGGTCGCCGGCGTGGTGTTCGCCGCCGGTGCCGCGTTCGGCGTCCGCCGGATGGCGGCCACCGTCAACCGCGGGGTGCTGGCGGTGCGCCCCGACGCGGCGGCGACGAGCGAGCTGGCCACCGCGGCCGTCATGTTCGGCGGGTCGGCGCTCGGGGTGCCGGCCGGGATGTCGCAGGTCGTGAGCGGTTCGCTCATCGGCATCGGGATGTCATCGGGAATGAGGAGGATCAGATGGGAGAACGCCGCCAGACTCGGCAACGCCTGGGTGGCGACGGTGCCGGCGACGCTGCTGGCCGGGTTCGCGGCCGGGCTGATCGTGGGCGCCGTCGCGGTCTGA
- a CDS encoding family 78 glycoside hydrolase catalytic domain: protein MESPVAHRSGDLFPATARWIWHADEESPRNAWRCFRAEFIGSDPTARLRITGDSRYTVWVNGHRVGDGPVRGYVGQYRVDTWEIGHLLVEDGPNTVAVLVRHFGVPTFSHRRSRGGLLLAVEADGAGALLVSDGRWLSTAHRGQEPRSSRMSPQLAFTEVVDGRWEPGWHEADFRPGAGWTPVEVLGPEGTAPWGALAPRDIPALEERTVRPASVESLAFTTRHDFGATIDARNHFVPETEHHADVVAYAGYVATEIQLDAAATLEISLPFARSHVRVTAIGVDGRWSERDDLDHDPALGRSTRLDLDAGTHLLLIETSLTDHGYPLNLQLSADGGNLVVRAPSAHQSETPFVAWTVAVAEADPARALAHPPVEAPPLPAGSRARASELVSGGATPGPGEEPVRAIAAAHVSPASVYGDNVHPRSRSTVLPPRSLSALCSAQAAWLPHREGLDAEVVFDLGEEVSGYYEFELTAPEGAVVDVYGFEYLHEGWREDTIGCDNTLRYTTREGRQRYRSEVRHGARYVQLTVRDASAPVLVHEIGVVAAHYPVSRTGRFEASDRLLVDAWELSRRTLITCMEDTFVDCPIYEQAFWVGDSYSSSRFASAMFDADALIERCLRLVAGSEAQTPLLTSQVPSGWTNVIPNWTFLWVIAVRDHWFRTGDAAFAAELLPAVTRTLDAFDAYRDERGLLSIDAWNFLDWAKLDHDNSGVVGHQNMLFVMAWDAAAALAAALGDAGSAERLTARAEEQRAIVVRELWDDGAGAYLDSIAVDGTRSNGFSQQTQLFALLAGAGDADRLDRLQDLVVEPPAGWVRIASPWLAIFLYDVLAGRGRTDLAVADLREKYGMMLEQGAVTCWETYPGSTMSNVDRVTRSHCHAWSAAPASFLPERVLGIQPLEPGFARVRIDPFAGDLDWARGRVPLPAGGELSVSWARADDGGLDVEVVAPAGVDLEFAPGLRPSVQRIPTA from the coding sequence GTGGAATCGCCCGTCGCTCACCGGTCCGGGGACCTGTTCCCCGCGACCGCACGATGGATCTGGCATGCCGACGAGGAGAGCCCGCGCAACGCGTGGCGCTGCTTCCGTGCCGAGTTCATCGGCTCGGACCCGACGGCCCGCCTCCGGATCACCGGCGACTCGCGGTACACCGTGTGGGTGAACGGACACCGCGTCGGCGACGGACCCGTCCGCGGGTACGTCGGACAGTACCGCGTCGACACCTGGGAGATCGGGCACCTGCTCGTCGAGGACGGCCCTAACACGGTCGCCGTCCTCGTGCGGCACTTCGGTGTGCCGACGTTCTCGCACCGCCGATCGCGCGGAGGACTCCTGCTCGCCGTCGAAGCGGACGGAGCCGGAGCGCTCCTCGTGAGCGACGGCCGCTGGCTCTCGACGGCACACCGCGGCCAGGAGCCGCGCTCCAGTCGCATGTCGCCCCAGCTCGCCTTCACCGAGGTGGTCGACGGTCGCTGGGAGCCCGGATGGCACGAGGCGGACTTCCGCCCCGGCGCCGGGTGGACGCCCGTCGAGGTGCTCGGGCCCGAGGGGACGGCGCCCTGGGGCGCCCTGGCTCCGCGCGACATCCCTGCGCTCGAGGAGCGGACGGTGCGGCCCGCCTCCGTCGAAAGCCTCGCGTTCACGACGCGGCACGACTTCGGTGCCACGATCGACGCACGCAACCACTTCGTCCCGGAGACCGAGCACCATGCCGACGTCGTCGCCTATGCGGGCTACGTGGCCACCGAGATTCAGCTCGACGCGGCGGCGACGCTCGAGATCTCCCTGCCCTTCGCCCGCTCGCACGTCCGAGTCACCGCTATCGGCGTCGATGGTCGGTGGAGCGAGCGCGACGACCTCGACCACGACCCGGCCCTCGGCCGCTCCACACGGCTCGACCTCGACGCCGGGACGCATCTGCTGCTCATCGAGACCAGTCTCACCGACCACGGCTACCCGCTGAACCTCCAGCTGAGCGCCGACGGAGGCAACCTGGTCGTCCGGGCCCCGAGCGCCCACCAGTCCGAGACCCCCTTCGTCGCGTGGACCGTCGCCGTCGCCGAGGCGGATCCGGCTCGCGCGCTGGCGCATCCTCCCGTCGAGGCTCCGCCGTTGCCGGCGGGTTCCCGAGCGCGTGCGAGCGAGCTCGTGTCGGGCGGAGCGACCCCCGGTCCGGGTGAGGAGCCGGTGCGCGCCATCGCCGCCGCCCACGTCAGCCCCGCGAGCGTGTACGGCGACAACGTGCATCCGAGGTCGCGCTCGACGGTCCTGCCGCCCCGCTCGCTGAGCGCCCTCTGCTCGGCGCAGGCCGCGTGGCTGCCGCATCGCGAGGGCCTCGACGCCGAGGTCGTGTTCGACCTCGGCGAGGAGGTCTCCGGCTACTACGAGTTCGAGCTCACCGCGCCGGAGGGAGCCGTCGTCGACGTCTACGGGTTCGAGTACCTCCACGAAGGATGGCGCGAGGACACGATCGGCTGCGACAACACGCTCCGCTACACGACTCGCGAGGGTCGCCAGCGCTACCGCAGCGAGGTGCGGCACGGCGCGCGGTACGTGCAGCTGACCGTCCGGGATGCCTCTGCCCCAGTGCTCGTGCACGAGATCGGCGTCGTCGCCGCCCACTACCCGGTGTCGCGGACCGGCCGGTTCGAGGCCAGCGACCGGCTGCTCGTCGATGCCTGGGAGCTCTCGCGGCGGACGCTCATCACCTGCATGGAGGACACCTTCGTGGACTGTCCCATCTACGAGCAGGCGTTCTGGGTGGGCGACAGCTACTCCTCCTCCCGATTCGCATCGGCGATGTTCGACGCCGATGCGCTGATCGAGCGCTGCCTCCGACTGGTCGCCGGCTCGGAGGCCCAGACCCCGCTGCTCACCTCACAGGTGCCGTCGGGCTGGACCAACGTCATCCCGAACTGGACGTTCCTCTGGGTCATCGCGGTACGCGACCACTGGTTCCGCACCGGCGACGCCGCCTTCGCCGCGGAGCTGCTGCCAGCGGTCACCCGCACGCTGGACGCCTTCGACGCGTACCGCGACGAGCGCGGACTGCTCAGCATCGACGCCTGGAACTTCCTCGACTGGGCCAAACTCGACCACGACAACAGCGGCGTCGTGGGACACCAGAACATGCTCTTCGTCATGGCCTGGGACGCCGCGGCGGCCCTGGCCGCCGCGCTCGGCGACGCCGGATCGGCCGAGCGACTGACGGCGCGCGCGGAGGAGCAGCGGGCGATCGTCGTGCGGGAACTCTGGGACGACGGCGCGGGCGCGTACCTCGACTCCATCGCGGTCGACGGCACCCGGTCGAACGGGTTCAGCCAGCAGACGCAGCTGTTCGCGCTCCTCGCGGGCGCCGGCGATGCGGACCGGCTCGACCGGCTCCAGGACCTCGTCGTCGAGCCCCCGGCCGGGTGGGTGCGGATCGCGAGCCCGTGGCTCGCGATCTTCCTCTACGACGTCCTCGCGGGCCGCGGCCGCACCGACCTGGCGGTCGCCGACCTCCGGGAGAAGTACGGGATGATGCTCGAGCAGGGCGCGGTCACCTGCTGGGAGACCTATCCAGGCTCGACCATGTCGAACGTCGACCGCGTGACCCGCTCCCATTGCCACGCCTGGTCGGCGGCCCCCGCCTCATTCCTGCCGGAGCGCGTGCTCGGCATCCAGCCACTGGAGCCCGGATTCGCGCGGGTGCGCATCGACCCGTTCGCCGGCGACCTCGACTGGGCGCGCGGCCGGGTCCCGCTGCCTGCGGGCGGCGAGCTGTCCGTCTCGTGGGCGCGAGCCGACGACGGCGGCCTCGACGTCGAGGTCGTCGCCCCGGCGGGCGTCGACCTCGAGTTCGCACCCGGTCTCCGCCCCTCCGTCCAACGCATCCCCACCGCCTGA